From Candidatus Methylomirabilota bacterium:
GACGCGCGTCGACGGGCCGGCGGCGGCAGTGGGGTACTACGGAGGCGCCGTCGCCGACTTCGCCTCCGAGCGGCCGCGCTGCCCGGTGCTGCTCCACTTCGGCGAGACCGACCAGTCGATCCCCCACGAGCACTGGGACCGCATCCGGACCGCCCAGCCGACGGTCCCGATGCACATCTACCCCGCCGGGCACGGCTTCAACTGCGACGAGCGGGCGAGCTACCACGAGCCCAGCGCCCGGCTGGCGCGCGAGCGCACGGTGGACTTCCTGCGCAAGCACCTGGGGTAGCTTACGTCGGAGGGGGCGACTCCACAGGCGCGCCCACAGGGCGCGACGGCCCCCTCCGAGATCCATAGTCAGAGGGGGCCTCACGGCCCCCTCTGAACCTCCCCAGTGTGATTGCGCGGGCGAAGCCCGCGCTCGAACGCCGGCGGAGCAGGCGCTCGAAAGGGCGGGCAGTGGCCACCGACAGGCCCCGAAGGGCAGCGAGTCAGGGCTCGGCGCCGACGAGGGGCGGCAGCAGCGCGCTGATCGAGCCACGGAGCACGGCGTCGGCGAGCTGATCCATCTCGGTGGGCTCGGCGTTCACGATCACCACGCGCGCCCCCGCCTCCTTGGCCAGGGGCACGACGCCGGCGATTGGCCAGACCGAGAGCTTGGTGCCGACCGCCAGCAGGAGGTCGCACTGCCGGGCGGCGGCCTCGGCGCGGGCCAGGTCCTCCGGCACCAGCGGCTGACCGAACGAGATCGTTGCCGTCTTGAGGATGCCGCCGCACGTCCGGCACGGCGGGTCCTCTTCGCCGGCGCGGACGCGCTCGAGCACCCGTTCCGTGGGCGCCCGCTCGGCGCAGGCCAGGCACGTCACCTCGCGCATCGTGCCGTGGATCTCGATCACGCGCGGGGGCGACGAGCCGGCCATCTGGTGCAGCCCGTCCACGTTTTGGGTGATCAGCGCATCGAGCTGGCCGCGGCGCTCGAGGACGACGAGGGCGCGGTGGCCGGCGTTGGGCCGGGCTCGCCAGGCGGGCGACTGGAGCCGGTTACGCCAGGCGCGCCGGCGCACCTCCGGATCGGCCAGGTAGTGCTGGAGCGTCGCCATCTTCTCGGCGCCGGGGTTCCTGGTCCACGCGCCTTGCGGCCCCCGGAAGTCCGGAATGCCCGAGTCGGTGGAGATCCCGGCGCCCGTCAGCGCCACGACGCGTCGAGCGACCTCGATCCACGATCGGACCGTCGCGTCCGTCGACACCATCGTGCGGCGAGTCTAGCCCAGACCAATCCCCTCACGTATAGTACGAATGTCTGGGGCGACCGCCGGCTCATTGGGGAACCGCGATCCACCAGCCCGTGTCTCGGCTGCTCTTCCGCATTCTGAGACGCGCGCACCAGGCGGAAGCAGCCGGAGGCGCCAGGCCGATGGGCCCCGTCATCGAGAACGGCTCGACCGTTCGGCTCGAGTACACGCTGAAGGACGAAGCAGGACAGGAGCCGATCACGTATACGCACGGCGACAACCAGATCCTCCCCGCGCTGGAGGAGGCGCTCGGCGGCCCTCCGGGCCGGCGACGGCAAGCAGGTCACGGTCCCTCCGGAGGAGGGCTACGGGTCGGTCGATCCCACTGCGGTGGTCGCAGTTCCCAGGGGCACGGTCCCGCCCGACGCGCTCAGCCCCGGCATCCGCTGGCCGGCAAGACGCTCCACTTCGACGTGCAGATCCTGGAGGTGACGCCCCCCGCTCCGTGAGCGCCCCCGACCCCATCGCCGAAATCGCCGGCGAGCGGGAGCGCGCCCGCGCGGCGGGCGATCCGCTCGTCGATGTCTGCATCCTCGCCACCTCTGATGGGTCGGGCGCGCCCGGCGCCCGCGCGCTGGTCCTCCGCGACGTCGGACCCAAGGGTCTCGGGCTGCTGGTGAGCGCCACGAGCCCGAAGTGGCGTCCCCTGCAGACCGGCCGTTACGAGTGCCTGTTGCTCTGGACCAGCATCCGCCGTCAGTACCGCGCGCGGGGCGCGCTGGCGCCGATGCCCGAGCCGCTGGTCGAGCGGTACTGGGGGCAGAAGGTCCACGAGTCGCGCCTGCTCGATCTCTACTACGGCACGGTCCATCCCCAGAGCAGCGTCGTGGCCTCGCCCGAGGAGTTCCGTCGCGGGATCGAGGCGCTCCGCCGGCAGTACCCGACGCCCGAGTCCGTGCCCCGGCCCGAGGTGTTCCGCGGCGTCTATCTCGTGCCCCACCGCATCGAAGCCTGGCACGGCTCCCCCGACCGCCTGCACGATCGGCACCTCTACACGCGCAGCGGCCGCGGCTGGCGCGAGCAGTTCCTGGTGCCCTAGCGCCGCGGACAGCTTCTGCGCGCGCTACGACGCGATCTTCGAGGCGTCAGACCGGGCGATCGTCGTAGAGCTTGAAGATTCCGCTGGTGTCCACCTCGCCGTGGCCGCGCGCGACGAGGAGCCCGTAGAGGGTCTGCGCCTGGGTCGTCATGGGCGTGAACCCGAGATCCCGCGTGTCCATCTCTGCCCCCCGCGCTCGCCTGGTAGGGGGAGTGTAAGCGAAAGTGCCGGCCGCGTCGGGTTATGCTACGGCGCTGGAGGGCGCGGTGAGAGAGGTCGAGATCGAGCCCACGTTCGAGGCCTGGCAGGGGGCGGCCCGCGCGCTGCTGCGCGAGGGCGTGCCGCCGGCCGAGGTGGAATGGCGTGAGGCCGCCCCGGGTCTGGTGTCAGGGACGGGGCCCGGCGCGTTCTCGCCCGCGGTCGCCCGTGTTCCCCGCCAGTTCCTCGACCTGGCGCGCCAGGTCGCCGGCCACCGCGATCCCGCTCGGTGGCGTCTGCTCTACGAGATCCTCTGGCGCCTGGTCCACGAGAACCGCGATCTCCTGAAGAGCGGGAGCGATGGCCAGGTCCGGCGGCTCTTCGCCCTGGCCGGTCAGGCGCGCCGCGCGGCGTATCGCGAGGAGCTCGAGGAGATGCAGCGTGTCGAGGAGGCCGGCCCCGGCGCGGCGCCCTTCGTGCCCGCCAGCGCGAGTCTCGCCGAGGTCGGCCAAGCCGCCACGCGTTGCACCGGGTGCGACTTGTACCGCCTCGCCACCCAGACGGTCTTCGGCCGGGGCCCCGCCGACGCCCGCATCGCGCTGGTGGGCGAGCAACCCGGCGACCAGGAAGATCTCCAGGGCGCGCCGTTCGTGGGTCCGGCCGGCGAGGTGCTCGACCGCGCGCTCGAGGAGGTCGGCCTTCCGCGCGAGCGGCTCTACGTAACCAACGCGGTGAAGCACTTCAAGTTCGTCCAACGGGGCAAGCGCCGCATCCATCAGACGCCGCGTCTGTCCGAGATCGCCGCCTGCCGGCCCTGGCTCGAGGCCGAGCTGGGAGTCATCAAGCCCGAGATCGTGGTCGGCCTGGGCGCCACCGCCGCTCGCGCGCTCCTCGGGCCCGACTTCCGGCTGATGAAGGAGCACGGGCGCTTCACCGCCACCCGCTGGGCGCCGAAGACGATGGCCACGCTGCATCCCTCCGCCGTGCTCAGAGGCGAAGACGAGGCGGCGCAGGCACAGCTCTACCGGATGCTGGTGGAGGACCTCAGGCTCGTCGCCCAGGCGGCGTAGGCCGGGGCGCCGCCAGCTCCCAGAAAAAAGTCCTGAAGCGCGCCGCGCGGCAGATTAGGATTTGAGCGTCCGGAGGTCAGCAGACTTCGAGGAGGGCACATCATGGCGTCGGGCATCACCGGCAAGCTCCTGCACGTCGACCTCACCACGCGGCAGACCCGGGTCGAGGAGATCCCGGAGACGGTCATGCGCAAGTACCTGGGCGGTGGCGCGCTGGCCGCCTGGCTCCTGCTGCGCGAGATGCGGCCCGGCGTCGACCCGCTGGGGCCCGACAACGTCCTGGTCTTCACGACCAGCGTCATCAACGGGCTCTCGCTCTCCGGCACCAACCGCTACACGGCGGCGGCGAAATCGCCGCTGACCGGCGGGTACGGCGAATCCGAGGCCGGCGGCTGGTGGGGCCCGGAGCTGCGGGCGGCCGGCTGGGACGGCGTCGTCATCCGCGGGCGGGCGGAGGAGCCCGTCTATCTCTGGATCAAGGACGGGCAGGTCGAGTTCCGGGACGCGCGGCCCTACTGGGGCAAGCTCTCCGGCGAGGTGCAGGACGGCCTCGAGCTGGAGCTGGGCGACAAGCGCATCCGCGTGCTCCAGACCGGGATCGCCGGCGAGCGGGGCGTGCGCTTCGCCGCCATCGTGAACCAGCTCAAGCACTTCCACGGCCGGGGCGGTCTGGGGGCCGTGATGGGCGCCAAGAACCTCAAGGCCGTGGTGGTCCGCGGCTCGAAGCCACCGATCGCGACGGACAAGGAGAAGGCCAAGGGCCAGCTCGTGTGGTTCAAGGAGCACTACGATCGTGCCAAGGACCGCTTTCACCAGCTCGGGTCGTCCAGCGCCGTGATGGCCCTGGAGGCCTCCGGCATCCTGCCGACCCGCAACTTCCGCGACGGCTCCTTCGAGCACGCCCGCGCGATCAGCGGCCAGACGATGCGCGATACCATCCTGGTCAACCGCGGCACCTGCTACGCCTGCGCCGTCGCCTGCAAGCGCGAGGTGGAGGTCAAAGACCTGGGGGTGACGCCGAAGTACGGGGGTCCGGAGTACGAGACGCTCGCCGCCTCCGGCTCGCTCTGCGGCGTGAGCGACCTCAACGCGCTGGCCCTCGTCAACCAGCTCTACGCCCAGTACGTGCTCGACTCGATCTCCACCGGCGCCGTCATCGCCTTTGCCATGGAGTGCTACGAGCACGGCATCATCACCAAGGAGATGACGGGCGGAATCGAGCTCACCTGGGGCAACGCCGACGCCGTCGTCCAGATCGTGCACCTGATCGGCAAGCGGGAGGGCATCGGCCGGCTGCTGGGCGAGGGCGTCAAGCGCGCGGCCGCCGAGCTCGGCTCCGGGGCCCAGCGGTTCGCGCTCCACGTCAAGGGGCAGGAGCTGCCCATGCACGATCCGCGGGGCAAGAAGGGGCTCTCGCTGGCCTACGCGCTCTCCCCGACCGGCGCGGACCACATGGAGGCGCCGCACGATCCGCTCTACGCCGGGTTCCACGCCCAGGGCCACCCGATGGGGGTGCTGGGGCTCATCGAGCCGCTCGACCCGCTCGTCCTCGACGCCAAGAAGGTGCGGGCCTTCTTCGAGACCCAGAAGGTCTGGTCGAGCTACAACTCCGTCGGTATGTGCGACTTCGTCGGCACGCCCCTCAACGGCCTCGAGCTGGAGCCGATGGTCAGCTACATCAACGCGGTGACCGGCTGGAACATGAGTCTCTACGAGCTCATGAAGGTCGGCGAGCGCAACAACACGCTGGCGCGCCTGTTCAACGACCGCGAGGGCTTCACGCCCGACGACGACGTCCTGCCCCAGCGGATGCACGAGGGCATCGGCAACGGCCCGCTCCAGGGCCAGTCGATCGACCGCGACGAGTTCCTCTCGGCCCGCCGGACCTACTACGCGATGGCCGGCTGGGACCCGGAGACGGGCCGGCCGACGGCCGCCAAGCTGGCGGAGCTGGGGCTGGAGGACGCGGTCAAGAGCTGACGCGACCACCGGATCAGACGGCGGGCCGGTCCACCTCCTCGAGGAAGTCGAGGTCCGGCTGATCGGCGCCGCCGGCCCGCTTCATGGTCTGGCGCAGGTCGGCTGACATAGTAGAATCCGCCGCAGTGTCGAAAAGGGGGAACCGTATGCAGCAGCGGACGCTGGGAAAGAGCAGGCTGGAGGTATCGGCCATCGGGCTCGGCCTGATGTCGATGTCAGGCGTGTACGGCAAGGGCGACGACGCGGAATCCATCGCCGTCATCCACCACGCCCTGGATCGGGACATCAACTTCCTCGACTCCTCCGATATGTATGGCTGGGGCCAGAACGAGGAGCTGCTGGGGCGGGCGATCCGGGGCCGGCGCGACCAGGTGGTGCTGGTCACCAAGTTCGGTCAGGTGAAGAACCCCGCCGGGGGCGGCAACCTCGTCAACGGGCGGCCCGAGTACGTCGAGCAGGCCTGCGATGCGAGTTTGAAGCGGCTCGGCGTGGAGGTGATCGACGTCTATTTCCAGCACCGCGTGGACCGGAGCGTGCCCATCGAAGACACGGTGGGCGGGATGGCGCGGCTGATCGAGCGGGGCAAGGTGCGTTACCTCGGGCTTTGCGAGGCGAAGCCGGAGACCATCCGTCGAGCCCACGCCGTTCACCCCCTGGCCGCGGTCCAGAGCGAGTACTCGCTCCTCTATCGCACCCAGGCCGAGGAGACGCTGGCGACCTGCCGCGAGCTCGGCATCGGTTTCGTCGCCTACTCGCCGCTCGGACGCGGATTCCTCACGGGGCAGATTCAGAACCCCAGCGACCTGCCGGAAGGTGACCGGCGCCGCGAGCACCCCCGCTTTCAGGACACGAACTTCTTCCACAACCTGGAGCTGGTGCACCGCCTCGAGCAGATCGCCAAGGACAAGGGGTGCACGCCGGCGCAGCTCGTGCTGGCATGGCTCCTGGCCCAGGGCCGGGACATCGTTCCCATCCCCGGCACCAAGCGAAAGAGCCGCGTGGACGAAAACCTCGGCGCGCTGGACGTGCGGCTGGACGCGCGCGACGTCGAGCGGATCTCGGCCGCCGTTCCCCCCGGCGCCGCCTCCGGCACGCGCTACCCCGAGCCCCAGATGAAGGGGATCTACCTCTGAGCCCGATGAGGAGGAAACCACGATGAACGCCCAGCGGTGCGTCGCCCTCGCCCTGGTCCTCGCGGTCCTCACGCTCGCCTCGATGGCGGACGCCCAGATCGCGGTCTCGGCCAACGACAACAAGGTCGTCAACGTCAACGGCACCAACAAGGTCGTGCCGAATCCGCCGCCCGACACGGTGGCCATCATCGACCTCAAGGCCAGCCCGCCGCGGGTCGTCGCCGAGGTCCAGGCGCCAGCCAGTGTGGTGGGGCCGCCGGTCAGCGTGGCCATCACGCCCGATGAGGGCCTGGCTCTGGTGACGTCGGCCTCGAAAGTCGACCCCGCGGATCCCACCAAGCAGGCGCCCGACAACCGCCTGTCGGTCATCGACCTCAAGGCTTCGCCGCCCCGGGTCATCGCCACCCTGGAGGCCGGCAAGGCCGCGGCTGGCCTCAGCATCAACCGCCAGGGCACGCTGGCGCTGGTGGCCAACCGGGCTGAGGGGACGGTATCGGTCTTCATCATCCAGGGTAAGACGGTGACCCCGGCCGGCAAGATCGAGATCGGCGACGCGAAGGCCGGCGTGAGCCACGTGACCATCTCGCCCGATGGCAAGCTGGCGCTGGTGAGCCGCGACGGTGACGACAAGATCTCCGTGCTGTCGATCGACGGCACCAAGGTCGAGTACACCAAGCGCGACATGCACGCCGGCATCCGGCCCTACGGCATCGACATCGCCTCCAACGGCGCCTTCGCCGCGGTGGCCAACATCGGCCGGGGCGGCGGTGACGCGGACACCATCAGCCTGATCGACCTCCGGGCCAAGCCGCCGCGGGTGGTGGAGACGGTGACGGTGGGCCAGACGCCCGAGGGCATCAAGGTCTCGCCCGACAGTTCCGTCGTCGCCGTGGTGGTCATGAACGGCAGCAACAAGGCCAAGGAGTCGCCGTTCTACAACGACAACGGCAAGCTGGTGCTCCTCCGCGTGAGCGGCACCTCGCTCAGCAAGGTCGCCGAGGCGCCCATCGGCCACTGGTCGCAGGGCGCCGCCTTCTCTCCCGACGGCCGCACGATCCTGGTCGGCAACATGGTGGAGAAGGAGGTCTGGGTCTTCGACTGGAACGGCAGCGCCCTGCGCCAGACGGCGCGCATCAAGGTGAACGGCGGCCCGGCGGCCATCCGGACCGCGGAGAAGTAGCGCCGATCTCCTAGCGACCCGCGCCGGACGCCGCGGGGAGCGCGCTGGCCGCCAGCGGCCGCTCCGTCTGGGGCTCGCTGAGCGCCACGGTGACCCGTAGCGCGCGCAGGCCGTGGACGCCCTGGAGCTCCTCGAGCTCCAGGTCCTCCACCTCGCCGCTCAGGTAGCCAAGGTGCTGGAGGTACTCGATGTAGCCCCGATACTCGAGCGCCTCCCCGGGCTGAGCGTAGACGATCGCGATCTGGCCGGGCTGGGTCACGCGCTCGGTCGCGCCCTTGACCACCGCCTTGTCGATCCGCTTCTTGACGATCTCGTAACGGATGTCGTAGGCGCCGTCCACGTCAAAGCGCTTCTCGTCGAAACGGAACCGGATCGAGAGGGGGGCGTGCTGGACGAGGATCAGGTGCGTCGTCTGCAGCGGCACCGGCAGGCTCTTCGTGAGCTGGTCCGCCCGCGCGGCGATCCCGCACACGACCATGAGCTGCCAGAGCCGGAGATTCTTCAGATACAAGGGATCGAACCGGCCGTCCTCCACCAGCGCGGCGCCGACGTAGATCTGGTGATCGACCCCGTCCGTCTTCTGCTTCTCGAAGTAGTGCGGGAACATCCCCTGGGCGGCCTGTTCCTCCAGGTCCAGGTATGACGAGATCGTCTCGGCGACGCGGGTGACGCTCTCCTCGAACACGCGACGCTGGCGATAGACGGTCCGCAGCCGCGGGTCGAGGGCCACCCGGTAGGCCTCGATCCGGGCCCGCACGCCGGGCCCGAACTCCTGGAGGCGATCGAACAGGCGCTCGACATCCGATCTCAGGAACGAGATGACGCCCACCTCGCCGCCCGACGCGAGGCCGGTTTCGATCTGGACGACGTGTGTGTCGATCCGGTAGAGGAGCTCGTCCAGCACGGGCAGCCGCCGGGCCTGGTGCGCCGCCTGGACCACGTCCTTGGCCAGCTGGAGCTGAGCCAGGAGGTCGTGTCGGATGGCCAGGGCCCGCTGGGTCGAGGAGCCGCGGATGTCCGAGAGCGCGTAGAGCGGGTACACGTTCTCGAAGACGATCGGCTCCAGCTCGAAGCCGGCACCGTCCCCGTGGTGCTCGAGGCCGTCGAGCACGGCCTTGCGGAAGCGCCACTCCACCACCGGGTGGATCGCCGTGAACTTCTCCTTGATCTGGGTCTGGATGCGGGCGTTCAGCTCCTCCATGCTCCGCTGCACCGCCATCGAGAAGAGCGGCAGCACGTCGTGCAGCTTCGGCAGCAGCGTGGCGTCGAGGTCGCGGGGATGCGGGGAGGCCAGACCGAAGGTGCCGATGACCCGGTCCTGATAGCGGAGCGGCGCGACGATCATGCTGCGGGCGCCGCTCTGGACGAGCTGGTCCTCGATGGGCGTCCGATCGGACAGCGCGGCGAGGTCGGCCACGATCAGGGGCTCGCCCTGGAGAACTGCGCGCTGGTAGATGGAGCCGGCGAACTCCGACATATTGTGATGGATGGAATCGGCGAAGATGCAGGCGTGCTCGTGACGGACGCCGCTGTTGAGGATGAGCACGCGCTCGCCGTCGAGCGCGGCCAGCCCGAAGCGAAGATCGGGACGACGGAAGAGCGTCTGCATCTTCGCCTGCAGCCCGAGGAACTTGGCGTCGGAGACGATCGAATCGCGATCGATGAGGTCGTGCTTGAGCGCCGAGAGCACCTCCTGATCGGTGACCTCCAGGGCCCGGAAGATCGTCACGCCGCGGAACAGGAAGCGGTCGGCGGGCAGCGCCTCGCCGAGCAGCTCGGCATCAAGGATATTGGCGTGCAGGCGCTGCAGGCACCGCTCACTCAGCGCGGGGACGGTTCCGACCGACTCCACGTCCACGAACTGCCAGTCGAACAGCATCCGAAAGTGGCGCTCGAGCCGGGTCTCCGGGTCGGCGACCGTGATGATGAGCGGGTAGTCGACGTCGATATCGATCCCGTAGACGCGGCGCAGGATCAGCGCATGGGCGTAGGCCCGGCGCATGGCGCCCACCATGTGCTCCTCGAGGTTCACGCGTCCCTGGAGCGCGCCGTCCTCGGACATGAACAGCTGCTTGAGGGGCGGCGTCGCGTAGAAGCCGCGCAGCTGGAAGGGGATCATGGCGGCCCCGTACTCCTGCTTCCAGAACGCCGGCGGAAAGACGGCAGCCATGAGGACGTCCACGAGGTCCCGATGGCGCTCGAAGAAGGAGGCGTCCTCGATCGTGCGAAGCAGCTCGGGGGCCTTTTGAACCTCGTCGGCGACGATCCGCGCGATCGTCCCTCTGGTCGATCGGTCGTCGCCGGAGGGCTTCGTCCAGAAGGCGACCAGCGGCGCCAGGCTCAGCTCGCACCGGAACGGGAAGCTCTTGGCGTCTGCGCCGAGGGCCGACTGGAGATCGGCCGCGCCGGGGGAGAGGCCGTCGCCGATGCTCTTCATGCCGCCGTCATTGTAGCAGGCTGGGCCAGCCCGCTCACTCGCCCCTGGCGTGTCATCACGTCAACACGCGTCTGCCGGCGCGACCCGAAACCGTCAGAGCCCCGGCGTCCGCGCCGGCGTAACTGCGCGAGAAACTTCGGCAGCGCGCGGGCGCGCAGTTGGCATTCGCGCTGCAGCGCGTAGGGCTGATGCGCTCCGCCCGCTACCACTTCTCGGGGATCGCTGGCGCCGGTATGCATCCTCTGGCCCTTTTGATGCGCGCCCGCGGTCACGAGGTCCAGGGCTCCGACCGCTCCTTCGACCAGGGCAAGAACGAGCACATCGCCGCCGGGCTGCGCCGGCTCGGCATCGTGCTGAAGCCCCAGGACGGCCGGGCCGTGACGCGGGGGATCGACCGCGTCGTCTTTTCGGCCGCCGTCGAGGCGGACACGCCCGAGATGCGCGCCGCGCGCGAGCTGGGCATCGCGCTGGTGCCCCGGCCGGCGCTGCTGGCCGAGGTCGTCAATGCCGGCCACCCCGGGATCGCCATCGCCGGCACCAGCGGCAAGAGCACCATCACCGGCATGGTGGCGTGGATCACGCGCCAGGCGGCGGTGCCGGCGACGGTGCTGGGAGGCGCCGCCCTGGTCGGCGATGGAAGCGGCGGATGCTTTCTGGCCGGCCCACCGGACGGGCCAGTGGTGGTCGAGGCCTGCGAGTCCGACGGGACGCTGGCCGGCTACCGCCCGATGGTCGGCCTCATTCACAACATCAGCCGCGACCACGACGAGCTGGACGCGCTCCGCGCCCAGTTTGCGGCCTTCGCCGGCAACTGTACGAAGCTGCTGGTCAACGCCGCCTGCGCGGAGGCCGCCCCCCTCGGCCGTGTCCGCGGCGCGCTCACCTACGGGGCCGCGCCGGACGCCGACGCGCCCCTGCGCGTCGGCGGCGCCGGCCCCCACCGGGCGAGCGGCGTCCTGGGGCTCAGGAGCACGGAGATCAAGCTCGAGCTTCCCCAACCGGGAGTGCACAATCTCGAGAACGCGGCCGCAGCCGCTCTGGTGGCGGTCGAGCTCGGCATCGCGCCGGCCACGGTGGAGGGGGTGCTGCCCCGCTTTCCCGGCGTCGCGCGGCGCTTCGAGGTCATCGGCACGACCGCCGCCGGCATCCGGGTCGTGGACGACTACGCGCACAACGGCCAGAAGATCCGCGCCGCCATGACCACCGCGCAGGCGGGCTGCGATCGGTTGATCGCGGTGTTCCAGCCTCACGGGTTCGGTCCCGCCAGGTTTCTCCGCCCGGAGCTCGGCGAGTTGCTGCCGCGGCTGCTCCGATCACAGGATCGCTTCTGTTACCTCGAGATCTTCTACGCCGGCGGGAACGTCACCAGGGACATCTCGAGTCGGATGCTGACCGAGGATCTGCCGCCGCGCCCGGGCTGCGGCTACGCCGTCGATCACGCCGCGGCGCTCCGCTGGATCCAGAGCGAGGCGCGACCGGGCGACACCGTGCTCATCATGGGCGCCCGCGACCCGGCCTTACCGCGCCTGGCGAGAGCGGTGTTCGGGGCGCTCCAGACCGACCGAAGCCCCGGGTCGGACCTGAGCTTCACCCGGCGGGCGAGCTAGCCCCGTCCCTGCCTCCCTGTCATCACACTGACATAAAGTCCTGTAATTTCTACACTGCACTCGTGGAGCTGTCGTGCAAGTTACAGGAATCATTGAAAAGTAAAGTTGGTAGTGCAAATGCACTACCAAAGCACAGGGCAAGGAGGACCTTTGGGTTTCTCGCTGGACCAGAAGGGTGAGGCCGAAGGCGGATGCCGAGTGGCGGCCTTCCTCAAGAAGTATCCCGGCATCCCTTTCTGCGACGCTTGCCTGGCCGAGGAGACCGGAATGTCACCGGCCGCGGTGACACCCGCCGCGCGCCGGCTCAAGGAACGCGGCCAGGCCGCGCGGAGCCACTGGTGGTGCGGGGGTTGTCTGAAACGAACGACGGTCACGGAAACTCCTGACGTCGAAAACTTCCTCGAGCGTTTGGGATGAGTGACGACACGGAAATGGGTCGATTGCAGGGTGTGCGCATCCTCGTCGTGGAGGACGCGCCTCATGTTCGCGACGCCTTTTCGCTCCTGCTCAAGTCCGAGGGAGCGGCGGTGCTCGCGACCGGGAGCGGGTGCGAGGCGATCGAGATGGCCAAAGAAGGGCGCCTCGACGTGTTGCTCACCGATCTCGAGCTCCCGGACGTCCCGGGTGATTTCCTCATCCGTCAGGTGCTCGACCAGGCAGGCCTCCGCCCGCGGGTGGTCGTCGTCACCGCCGCCGACGAGTCGGTGGTGAAATACGCCACCCAGGCAGGAGCCGATACGGTCCTGCTCAAGCCGATCACGTGGGAGCGTCTCCTCGAAAATCTCGCGCCCCACCACAGCCACACTCTCGCCGCGTAGCGATCGGTAGCGCCTCGCCCGTTCCCGGCCTCCATCTCCGTCGGGCCCTCGATCCAGTTTCCCCTTCGTTGACAAGCGTGGTGTTTCCTCGGATAACTAGACCCCCCGGACGGGCATCGGTCGGGTGGTGCCACTCGTCCCTTCGGTGCAGGCGCCGCAACGGCGGAGGAGGAGCGCCTCATGAGTGACCATGGGCTGGCCAGACGGACGTTCATTCGAGCGGGACTGGCGGCCGCCTTCACCGGCCCCTGGGTGCTGCGGCACCCGCGCGCCGCCCAGGCGGGCCCCGAGGAGGACGGGATCGTCAAGGCCGCCAAGAAGACGGGGGCGGGCGACCTGAACGGCATGATCTGGTCACTCTACTACCGCAACATGCAGCGTCTCTCGGACGAGTTCCGCGGCCTCACCGGCATCGGCGTCAAGAACATCCAGGACATCAGCATCTTCCAGATCCCCCAGCGCGCGATGGCCGAGGCCTTGTCGCGCTCGCCCGAGTTCGACTTCTTCCACGTGGACTCCAACATGATCCCCTCCCTCGCCTCGGCAGGGCTCCTGGAGCCGCTGGACGAGTACGTCAAGGAGGCGG
This genomic window contains:
- a CDS encoding Mur ligase domain-containing protein encodes the protein MRSARYHFSGIAGAGMHPLALLMRARGHEVQGSDRSFDQGKNEHIAAGLRRLGIVLKPQDGRAVTRGIDRVVFSAAVEADTPEMRAARELGIALVPRPALLAEVVNAGHPGIAIAGTSGKSTITGMVAWITRQAAVPATVLGGAALVGDGSGGCFLAGPPDGPVVVEACESDGTLAGYRPMVGLIHNISRDHDELDALRAQFAAFAGNCTKLLVNAACAEAAPLGRVRGALTYGAAPDADAPLRVGGAGPHRASGVLGLRSTEIKLELPQPGVHNLENAAAAALVAVELGIAPATVEGVLPRFPGVARRFEVIGTTAAGIRVVDDYAHNGQKIRAAMTTAQAGCDRLIAVFQPHGFGPARFLRPELGELLPRLLRSQDRFCYLEIFYAGGNVTRDISSRMLTEDLPPRPGCGYAVDHAAALRWIQSEARPGDTVLIMGARDPALPRLARAVFGALQTDRSPGSDLSFTRRAS
- a CDS encoding YncE family protein, whose product is MNAQRCVALALVLAVLTLASMADAQIAVSANDNKVVNVNGTNKVVPNPPPDTVAIIDLKASPPRVVAEVQAPASVVGPPVSVAITPDEGLALVTSASKVDPADPTKQAPDNRLSVIDLKASPPRVIATLEAGKAAAGLSINRQGTLALVANRAEGTVSVFIIQGKTVTPAGKIEIGDAKAGVSHVTISPDGKLALVSRDGDDKISVLSIDGTKVEYTKRDMHAGIRPYGIDIASNGAFAAVANIGRGGGDADTISLIDLRAKPPRVVETVTVGQTPEGIKVSPDSSVVAVVVMNGSNKAKESPFYNDNGKLVLLRVSGTSLSKVAEAPIGHWSQGAAFSPDGRTILVGNMVEKEVWVFDWNGSALRQTARIKVNGGPAAIRTAEK
- a CDS encoding response regulator — encoded protein: MSDDTEMGRLQGVRILVVEDAPHVRDAFSLLLKSEGAAVLATGSGCEAIEMAKEGRLDVLLTDLELPDVPGDFLIRQVLDQAGLRPRVVVVTAADESVVKYATQAGADTVLLKPITWERLLENLAPHHSHTLAA
- a CDS encoding GAF domain-containing protein; the protein is MKSIGDGLSPGAADLQSALGADAKSFPFRCELSLAPLVAFWTKPSGDDRSTRGTIARIVADEVQKAPELLRTIEDASFFERHRDLVDVLMAAVFPPAFWKQEYGAAMIPFQLRGFYATPPLKQLFMSEDGALQGRVNLEEHMVGAMRRAYAHALILRRVYGIDIDVDYPLIITVADPETRLERHFRMLFDWQFVDVESVGTVPALSERCLQRLHANILDAELLGEALPADRFLFRGVTIFRALEVTDQEVLSALKHDLIDRDSIVSDAKFLGLQAKMQTLFRRPDLRFGLAALDGERVLILNSGVRHEHACIFADSIHHNMSEFAGSIYQRAVLQGEPLIVADLAALSDRTPIEDQLVQSGARSMIVAPLRYQDRVIGTFGLASPHPRDLDATLLPKLHDVLPLFSMAVQRSMEELNARIQTQIKEKFTAIHPVVEWRFRKAVLDGLEHHGDGAGFELEPIVFENVYPLYALSDIRGSSTQRALAIRHDLLAQLQLAKDVVQAAHQARRLPVLDELLYRIDTHVVQIETGLASGGEVGVISFLRSDVERLFDRLQEFGPGVRARIEAYRVALDPRLRTVYRQRRVFEESVTRVAETISSYLDLEEQAAQGMFPHYFEKQKTDGVDHQIYVGAALVEDGRFDPLYLKNLRLWQLMVVCGIAARADQLTKSLPVPLQTTHLILVQHAPLSIRFRFDEKRFDVDGAYDIRYEIVKKRIDKAVVKGATERVTQPGQIAIVYAQPGEALEYRGYIEYLQHLGYLSGEVEDLELEELQGVHGLRALRVTVALSEPQTERPLAASALPAASGAGR